gatgtcttctaaaagtctggtagttgttttcctctttgacatctgttgggagggcgttccacagggcaggcgccaccaccgagaaggccctctgcctagttccctgcaacttggcttctcgcaacaagggaaccgccagaaggcccttggcgctggacctcagtgtccgggcagaatgatggaggtggagacgctccttcaggtatactggaccaaggccatttagggctttaaaggtcagcaccaacattttgaattgtgcttggaaacgtactgggagccaatgtagatctttcaaggccggtgttatgtgatctcggcggccgctcccagtcaccagtctagctgccgcattctggattagttgtagtttccgagtcaccttcaagggtagccccacgtagagcgcattgcagtagcccatgTGATACAGTGATAATGTAAAAGTTTCAAGAAGCTACCACAACaatacaaacctagacagcatcttaaaaagcagagacatcaccttgctgacaaaggtccgtatagttaaagccatggttttcccagtagtgatgtatggaagtgagagatggaccataaagaaggctgatggctgaaaatttgatgcttttgaattatggtgctggaggagattcttgagagtcccatggactgcaagaagatcaaacctatccattctgaaggaaatcagccctgagtgctcactggaaggacagatcctgaagctgaggctccaagactttggccacctcatgagaagagaagaatccttggaaaagaccctgatgttgggaaagattgagggcacaaggagaaagggacgacaggggacgagatggttggacagtgttctcgaagctaccaacatgagtttgaccaaactgcgggaggcagtgcaagacaggagggcctggcgtgctctggtccatggggtcacgaagagtcagacatgactaaacgactaaacaagaacaaccacACAAGAAAGCCCCACTTTGACCTAATCTAGCTGCAGtcctcttcttacattctcactgtttctttttgtttccttttttttaatccccTCTTTTTATTTAGAAGCTTTATACCCTCTCCCCCAGTACTACCACTTGTGGGGCAGAGTGAGGTGGGAGAATCGCAGGAttataatccagaatgcggcagcaactggtgactgggagcggccgctgagaccatataacaccggtcctgaaagatcttcattggctcccagtacgtttccgagcacaattcaaagtgttggtgctgaccttgaaagccctaaatggcctcggtccagtatacctgaaggagcgtctccacctccatcattctgcccggacactgaggtccagcaccaagggccttctggcggttccctccctacaagaagtaaggttacagggaaccaggcagagggccttctctggtggcacctgccctgtggaatgccctcccatcagatgtcaaggaaataaacaactattttacttttaaaagacaaatgaaggcagccctgtttagggaagtttttaatgtttgatgctgtattgtttttaatatttggttggaagccggccagagtggctgggggaacccagttagatggtcggggtataaataacatgttgttattgttgtttgttttaaaacacgTAAACTCTATACAGCAGAGCAGCAGCTGAACTGGAAGCAGCTCAAGGAAGGCATCtcaaaaataaatttcaaaaacGAATGTGCCTGGTGCCAAAAAGACCTCCCTGGAGGTTGGGCGCCGCAAGCAGGGGCCCAGCGCCTTGCCCCCAaagattgcgggggggggaggagaaggatcGCGCACTGCATGCTAGagttcccaggtttgatcccGGGAAGTGTCTCCAGGTCATTGGGTCTCCACacggactacaactgccatcatccacGACAACTGGCTAAGCTGATgctggacgatgggagttgtagtccaaagacgtCTGGATGGCGTTGTGTTAGCTGAGTTGCATTAAATGGTTCGCTCACCTGTCTCCCAGAAGCCACCGTGCCTGAACTGTGCTGGGCAGGCCAATGGACCCgcctaccccccctcccccggttaaTTGTGGCCTtaggtttttatttaaaaagaataaaaatacgcAGAGCTCAACAGCGGCAGCAGAGAAGGTTCGGCTGCGTTCTGCATCGGGTGTCGGGGGAAGCAAACCACACACGCCCCCAGGATCCCGTGGCTACTGGGTATTTGGCAATTCAGCACCGCAACTGAGTCACTGGTTGTGAAGGCAGCAAAATTCATTTCCTTCCCTTTATTTGAGAGCTGCGGGACCACGAGACAGAAGCGAGCAGAGGCTCCCAGGACGAGAGACGGAGAAGGTGCGGCGGATCGAGCCCTGTTCGGAGAGATGGGGCTGGCTGCGAtgtcttcaatttggctcatcggATGCTTCTTCCTGGCAGgttggtacaaataataataataataatatattatttataccccgcccatctagccaggttcccccagccactctgggcggcttccaacaaaacattaaaatacagaaatcaaacattaaaagcttccccaaacagggctgccttgagatgccttcttaaaggtctggtaattgttgttctctttgacctctggtgggagggcattccacagggtgggtgccactaccgagaaggccctctgtctggttccctgtaacttggcttctcgtagcaagggaaccgccataaggccctcggcgctggacctcagtgcccgagcagaacgatgggggtggagacgctccttcaggtatactgggaccgaggccgtttagggctttaaaggtcaacacctttATATATTTGTCTGTACCCGGCATCCTAGTTCCCTTTGTTGTGTGGCTTAGAAAGGGGCTAGGCAGCAAGAACCATAGAGTTGTTGTGTTCGGAGGGACCCCAAAGCTCATCCAGtcccaggaatctcagctaagcatCCATGaaagttggccatccaacctctgcttaaaaacctccaaggaaggagagcccacaaccacCTGAGGGAGAATGGGTCCGATAAACCTCTTGACTCCTCTCCAAAAGAGGCAGCGTGGTTTtgatgttggactagggcctgggggagacctgggttcaaatcccaccccagCTCAGCCATGAAACCGACCTTGGGGGCCTGCCTTGCCCTGACCTGCCTTACGGGGTCCTTGCGTGCATGAACTGAGGAAGAAGAACCGCGCGAACAACCGCCTTGAGAAAATGGTGGGACAGAAAGGCGATAGGTTTTGATTTGATTAATAAATACAGTAGGTCGGTCGGAGAGATGTTGTTGAACTGAGGTTAGGGGCTGGGGAGAATGGAAGCTTGGCTGGCACTCATGGGTGCCCAGGACTGatgtttccatctctctctctctgcccagctTACAGCTCTGCTCAATATACGGGGACGTCCCGACCGGCCACAAAAGAGACAGGATTTCTGGAGTATCCGCTGTGCTCTGGCACCGATGCCACCAACCCAGGCTGCCCGCACCGCAAGAAGTCGGTTACGCTGCTGCCCTCTTTCACCAAGACCACGGAGACGACCACTCAACGTCCCCCCACGAAGCACCATGCTGTGACCAACCACACCACGGCCCACCCCACGAAACACGCCACGGCCCGCCCCACGAAACACGCCACGGCCCGCCCCACGAAACACACCACGGCCCACCCCACGAAACACACCACGCCCCACCCCACGAAACACAGCACGCCCCACCCCACGAAACACAGCACGCCCCACCCCACGAAACACACCACGGCGCACTCAAAGAACCACACCGTGCCCCACCCCACTCTGCACCCCAGGAACCGCACCACCCCTCACCCCGCCCCCACCCGTCAGCCCACGCAGCCACCCGTTGTCTCTGTCGGAGATTACGTGGTCCCTAAGGGCTCGGACCCGTGTTTGCGGGTTCAGGCAGCCCTGCAGCTCCGAGTCCGCTATACTGACAAGGCCAAGCAGGAGGTAAGAGATCCGTGCGGCTGTTGGGgaggtggccccttccaactctacaattccatgacctcggaaggtggtggcctGTCTGCCATCAGAGGCTCTTAAGCCCAGGTCGGGACAGCTGCCTGTCAGGGATTCTgcgagtcctgcattgcagggggttgggctgatTGACCTCTGGggttccctcccagctctacgattctgtggTTCCATCGGAACGAGGAACGTTGAGCAAGGAGGGACTGGCCTCCTGGGGGACGGGAAGAGGCCGATCAGCTCCGAGTGGTCATTTTTGcttcccttttttccccctttccacatCGCAGGCCCAGTGGCTTACGCTGGGAGGGGACTGTCAGGGAGCAAAGCTCAGTGGTTATAGAGGACAggaagtttttgtgtgtgtgttggaccaCCTGCCCTCGGCCTCCTTCCTGCCCCTCTGTGCGGCAAGGGAGCGTGCCATTTCCCTCGGTAACGGTTTCCGATTCGATTTCCCACAATGTAATGGGAAGCCGAGAGAACAGCTATGGCGGGGCAGGCGAAGCTAAAAGATGAAAAATGAAACTTTGAAACAAAGGGTTAAAGTGGCAAAGTCCAGGCAAAGAATATCGACATTATCTGATGGTCAAGTTCCACGTCTGCCAGACTTTCTTGAACAGGATGGTTCTGCTGTATTATGTAAAAATCAAGGGAAGGCAGAATCATATAAAACATGCctggaggttctagtcctcatcaaAATCTCGAATTAGACGTGGTTTtctctacgattctaggatttGACGTCAATGAGTGGCAAAGTCTCTGAATACATCAGGCCTTGACAGACGTCTTAGGATTGCCTGAGAAATATATGTATAGCCcagtatttaaatttaaatagctTCAGTATTtatgggttgttgctttttttttttttaaaggaaaaggaaaatacgCATTGGCTGGGCACTTAGAGAAGGTTGGTTACTTAATACTGGGGTTTCAATTGCTTCAATTGCCCTTGTATGGCTATCTGCCGTGGATGTTTCAGCTGAgagtcctacattgcagggggttggactggatgacccttggggtcacccTCACCCTCCCAAATTCTACAATCCCACGATTCTGTGTTTCCAATTCCACAGTGCCCTCCCAATTGCAGGGGACCTAATCCCGAGGGCCGTTTGCACCATTTCCTGTTTACGGCATGTGGCAATATCTTCTGCTTGCTTGTACTTTCGACAGCCTTTaataaattcataaaaaatggTGCGTGCTTTAGaaaggggcggcgggggggggggagagcctgtGGCTTTGCAGTTTAGGCTTAGAAGCCCCAGTCTTCAGAGGGAAGTGAGAACTGTGGCATGGGGAGGTAGCAGTGCGCAACCTGCAGACAGAAGACGGAACTGGATAGGTAGAAAAAATCTGAGCAAAtgcagaggggggagagagagagagagagagagagaatgagctcCAGAATGGTGGTGCAGCAATGAAATTGCtgacacatttgcaaagctaaacaggATCTGGTATGGTTTCGAATTGGATGGGGCATGACAtattgagattcatgcattgcagggggttgagctagatgaccctcagggtcccctccaattctatgCTGTCAGGGCTCACTCTGGGTACCGGCAGGATTATCTGGGCCCGAGCAGTGCACAGCAGGTGGACTGGgaacccccacccctctcctaaGCTGCTGCTTATGTACACGTGGGAAGAGAAACTGGAAGGAAGTTCTTCTCGCAGCAcagagttgaactgtggaactccctcccactggaggcagggatggccaccaacatggatggctttagaaaGAGGATTTGGCCAATTCATGGAAGAAGTGAGGGTTATCGATGACCGCTAgtcaggatggctgtgttttgcctccacagttggaggacacgatgcttctgaatcccagtccTCCTGCAAACCACAGGAGAGTTGCTctcgtgctcggatcctgcttggggGTGTGGCTGGTTGGACGCAGCACACTCTGCTCACCTGCAGCCTTGCCATTTCCCACCCACACTTTGACCTATTAGGTTAGCTAAGCTTGCTTTTCAGCTTCAAATCCTCCAGTGGGAGATGCGTGACGACAGCCTTAGCTTTCTATGTCTATAGAAAGAAAGAAGCCTAGCGCTCAGGAATCCTGGGTCACTGCCTAAATGGGCGCAACGGGGCTTGTGCCAGTTTTTCCCTCCTGCTCTAGGTCCAAGCTGAATTTCCTGGGGATTTGTATGgtcctcctctctcacacaccttcaCTCTTCCTCTCTTCCAGCTCTGGGGGAGCTTTGCAGTGAACCCTAACCGCACAGAGTTTTCCGGGAACTGTACCAACCAGACAGCTGTCCTCCACCTGCATTTCCTAGAGGGCGACCTTCTCTTTACTTTCAGAAAGGTGAGAGGGAGAATTGGAGAAGGGAGGTGGCGGGGAAGAGGGGGCGGATTGTCGGATGTTGGGGGGGGCGCGCGAACATCTAATGAACCAAATTGCGTCCGATGCAACCTTGAAGGGAAGGGCTTGGGTCTCCAGGGATGTGCCTGCAAGGGCACAGCAAGGCTGAAGGCCAGGATCCACTGGGGGGATCACCTTTGCCATGATTAt
The window above is part of the Zootoca vivipara chromosome 13, rZooViv1.1, whole genome shotgun sequence genome. Proteins encoded here:
- the CD68 gene encoding macrosialin, giving the protein MGLAAMSSIWLIGCFFLAAYSSAQYTGTSRPATKETGFLEYPLCSGTDATNPGCPHRKKSVTLLPSFTKTTETTTQRPPTKHHAVTNHTTAHPTKHATARPTKHATARPTKHTTAHPTKHTTPHPTKHSTPHPTKHSTPHPTKHTTAHSKNHTVPHPTLHPRNRTTPHPAPTRQPTQPPVVSVGDYVVPKGSDPCLRVQAALQLRVRYTDKAKQELWGSFAVNPNRTEFSGNCTNQTAVLHLHFLEGDLLFTFRKNYTRNTFYLSRVQASLTYQFHQAAGQTFRADNSSLREFEARLGHSYQCRNRTLVLAEGFHLSALQERVQAFDLQDGKFGEAEVCPEQRRTLLVPIIIGVLLLVLILIVVVAFLIGRARTHRGYQTI